A portion of the Candidatus Pristimantibacillus lignocellulolyticus genome contains these proteins:
- a CDS encoding response regulator encodes MYRMLIVDDEEIITDGLMDIFSRLDLELDLYKAYSGVEALELLNRTRMDIVLSDICMPAMDGLQLMETIRWKWPQCKIVFLTGHNDFQYVYQAIQVPGVQYVLKNEGYTKLIEAVRRSYDELDEDIRTNHLITDAKEKLNILETLAHGDFFRYLIHDSPTRQALSEDFGRLNISLNSELPILIVHGNLDYTDLEHSYSERQNIALEVKFLAESFLSERTSNIGILDRYGDVIWIIQPIQHMTEGDVILFEQTVMFLEGTFELIQQACMSFLHISISITLSNEAIRWESLSAAYDKLRQLQHMRPGDGTSMVQKVCLLDSLSCSSTDSVRDQLLSSKLEALAMHLEGGRQKDFNKLFEELTTYSVVRDRDCPYLTEVYYAIALMLLSYINRWEVQDKVGPLTMMHLESHRYWVDAFRLLRDHSEALFAARKCGEQKRATAVINKIRTYIEVHIADDLSLIRLADEMHFNPSYLSRLFKQEYGVNLSEYIEQSRIRKAKELLAVIELKISEVGMRVGYESPQSFTRFFKKLTSITPQEYRQFSESHTGA; translated from the coding sequence ATGTACAGAATGTTAATCGTTGATGATGAGGAGATTATTACTGATGGTTTAATGGATATTTTCAGTAGGCTAGATCTTGAGCTTGATTTGTACAAAGCCTATTCTGGTGTTGAAGCGTTAGAGCTATTAAATCGTACAAGGATGGACATCGTATTGTCTGACATATGTATGCCTGCTATGGATGGTCTACAACTGATGGAAACGATCCGCTGGAAATGGCCCCAATGTAAAATTGTTTTCCTGACAGGACATAACGATTTTCAGTATGTATATCAAGCCATCCAAGTACCAGGTGTACAATATGTACTTAAAAATGAAGGCTATACCAAGCTAATCGAAGCTGTTCGACGTTCATATGACGAGCTGGATGAAGACATACGCACTAACCATTTAATTACAGATGCCAAGGAGAAGTTGAATATACTAGAAACACTTGCTCATGGTGATTTTTTTAGATATTTGATTCACGATAGTCCAACACGACAAGCACTTAGCGAGGATTTTGGAAGGTTAAACATTTCGCTGAATTCTGAACTTCCAATTCTTATCGTTCATGGAAACCTGGACTATACGGATTTGGAGCACTCCTATTCAGAACGACAGAATATCGCACTTGAGGTTAAATTTCTTGCAGAAAGTTTTCTATCTGAGAGAACATCAAATATAGGTATACTTGATCGATATGGTGATGTCATTTGGATTATTCAACCGATTCAACATATGACAGAAGGGGACGTGATATTATTCGAACAAACGGTTATGTTTCTAGAAGGAACATTCGAGCTGATTCAGCAAGCGTGTATGAGTTTTCTTCATATTTCAATTTCAATTACTTTAAGCAATGAAGCGATTAGATGGGAGTCGCTTTCGGCTGCCTATGATAAGCTGAGACAACTTCAGCATATGAGACCTGGTGATGGAACTAGTATGGTGCAAAAAGTTTGTTTGCTTGATAGCTTGTCTTGTAGTTCAACAGATTCAGTTCGTGATCAATTACTAAGTAGCAAGCTTGAAGCGTTAGCTATGCATTTGGAAGGGGGAAGGCAAAAAGATTTTAATAAGCTTTTTGAAGAGCTAACGACTTATTCTGTAGTAAGAGATAGAGATTGTCCATATTTGACGGAAGTATATTATGCGATAGCGCTAATGCTACTTTCTTATATCAATAGATGGGAAGTGCAGGATAAGGTCGGACCCTTAACTATGATGCATCTGGAAAGCCATCGATATTGGGTAGATGCATTTAGATTATTAAGAGATCACTCAGAAGCGTTATTTGCAGCTAGAAAATGTGGGGAACAAAAGAGAGCTACAGCAGTCATAAACAAAATACGCACCTACATTGAGGTGCATATTGCTGATGATTTATCGCTTATTCGCTTAGCAGATGAAATGCATTTTAATCCTTCTTATTTATCACGATTATTTAAGCAAGAGTATGGAGTTAATTTGTCGGAATATATTGAGCAATCTAGAATTCGTAAAGCTAAAGAATTGCTTGCTGTAATTGAGTTGAAAATATCGGAGGTCGGTATGCGAGTTGGTTACGAATCTCCACAGTCATTTACTCGATTCTTCAAAAAGTTGACGAGCATAACTCCACAGGAATACCGTCAGTTTTCTGAGAGCCATACTGGAGCTTAA
- a CDS encoding SGNH/GDSL hydrolase family protein produces the protein MTNDSLQMITNRSNGFYFLFDSIIEANAQPDGSFCQEIYMEGRLVDMAKHASRIADETLLELLKSCNGFRQLVHSIGITVQCDEANQPSMPVIYENWGKTNKYETGTRMKTLCPTDGSEMIILLSDYDWSEEDDVPGKLSFEFSRAGALATVSVFFYFNEGYESPQHIENGPIDTKSPEYRDMISKSLLQLGNNTRLKNAINKARNGEDVTIAYIGGSITEGASARPIHNSCYAHQSYVNFKQRYGKDNGEHIHLIKAGVGGTPSELGMIRYERDVLKHGAAQPDIVIIEFAVNDAEDETEGVCYESLVLRALQEPNKPAVILLFSVFINDWNLQDRLSPVGKHYDLPMVSVKDALVEQFGMTRQEGLVITKQQYFYDIYHPTNIGHTIMADCLGYLIDKVDRSIHSEMDIDLNKLPIIGNDFVHISLLDRIHNTHIAQIYEGSFQATDTDLHSVGLDDQTIRTPQFPNNWMHTKETGSNSFILKLHCKSLLLIYKDTGSNQFGSADILVDGKLVKTVDPLLIKWTHCHPIIVFNEQEANDHTIEIHMSAGHEEKCFTILGFGVVQ, from the coding sequence ATGACCAACGATTCTTTACAGATGATAACAAACAGAAGTAACGGATTTTACTTCCTATTTGATTCTATTATTGAAGCTAACGCTCAACCAGACGGGAGTTTTTGTCAAGAAATCTATATGGAAGGCCGTCTAGTTGATATGGCTAAACACGCAAGTAGAATAGCGGACGAGACACTGTTAGAGCTATTAAAAAGTTGCAACGGCTTCCGCCAATTAGTACACAGCATTGGCATAACGGTCCAGTGTGATGAGGCGAATCAACCAAGTATGCCCGTCATCTATGAAAACTGGGGAAAGACGAACAAATACGAGACTGGTACTCGTATGAAAACATTATGTCCAACCGATGGCTCTGAAATGATCATCCTTCTTAGTGATTACGATTGGTCAGAAGAAGATGATGTGCCTGGCAAGCTGAGCTTTGAATTTTCTCGTGCTGGTGCCTTAGCCACAGTAAGTGTATTTTTCTACTTTAATGAAGGCTATGAATCGCCACAGCATATAGAAAATGGACCTATTGACACTAAATCTCCAGAATATCGCGATATGATAAGTAAATCATTACTACAGCTCGGAAACAATACTCGATTAAAAAATGCTATTAATAAGGCCCGAAACGGCGAAGATGTAACCATCGCTTATATTGGTGGGTCGATTACTGAAGGCGCCAGCGCAAGACCCATTCATAATTCATGCTATGCCCATCAATCGTACGTTAACTTCAAGCAACGATATGGTAAGGATAATGGGGAGCATATTCATTTAATAAAAGCTGGTGTAGGCGGTACTCCATCCGAGCTTGGTATGATTCGCTACGAAAGAGATGTATTAAAGCATGGCGCTGCTCAACCAGATATCGTTATCATTGAATTCGCTGTTAATGATGCAGAAGACGAAACTGAAGGAGTTTGCTACGAAAGTCTAGTACTCAGAGCACTGCAGGAGCCAAATAAGCCTGCTGTTATCCTTTTGTTTAGTGTATTTATTAATGATTGGAACTTACAGGATCGACTTTCACCCGTCGGCAAGCATTATGATCTACCGATGGTTAGCGTTAAGGATGCCTTAGTCGAGCAATTTGGTATGACGAGGCAAGAAGGGCTTGTCATTACGAAGCAACAATACTTTTATGATATTTATCATCCCACAAACATTGGACATACCATAATGGCAGATTGCTTAGGTTACTTAATTGACAAAGTTGATCGTAGTATACATAGTGAAATGGATATTGACTTGAACAAGTTGCCTATTATCGGTAATGATTTTGTTCACATCTCACTTCTCGATCGCATTCATAACACACATATCGCTCAAATTTATGAGGGAAGCTTCCAAGCTACTGATACTGATTTGCATTCGGTGGGATTAGATGATCAGACCATCCGTACTCCTCAATTTCCAAATAACTGGATGCATACCAAAGAAACGGGTAGTAACAGCTTTATACTGAAGCTACATTGCAAAAGTCTCTTACTAATATATAAAGATACCGGTAGTAATCAGTTTGGAAGTGCAGATATATTGGTGGACGGTAAGCTTGTAAAAACGGTGGATCCGCTTCTTATTAAATGGACACACTGCCATCCTATCATTGTATTCAACGAGCAAGAAGCAAATGATCATACTATTGAGATCCACATGTCAGCAGGTCATGAAGAAAAGTGCTTCACAATACTTGGCTTTGGAGTTGTGCAATAA
- a CDS encoding DUF3237 domain-containing protein, whose protein sequence is MSYEEVFTVHVNIKKTIELKNDDGDSVVMISFTGNVSGKYFNGVVLDGAIDTQIIGNVGDRHTLSARYMLEGKDQTGEVCRIYIENNGDFHNQWNDASFRTFPKIVTNSKALSFLNHELFVGKGVQTEVGVDIIIYRSTKIQNVNI, encoded by the coding sequence ATGAGTTATGAAGAAGTATTTACAGTACATGTTAATATTAAGAAAACTATCGAGTTGAAGAATGACGATGGAGATTCAGTTGTAATGATTTCATTTACAGGTAATGTGAGCGGTAAGTATTTCAACGGAGTGGTGTTGGATGGAGCGATAGATACTCAAATTATAGGGAATGTCGGAGATCGACATACCTTATCTGCAAGGTATATGCTTGAAGGAAAGGATCAAACAGGAGAAGTCTGTCGAATTTACATTGAGAACAATGGGGATTTCCACAATCAATGGAATGATGCATCGTTCCGCACTTTTCCTAAGATAGTTACGAATAGTAAAGCATTATCTTTTTTGAATCATGAACTGTTTGTTGGAAAAGGAGTTCAGACGGAAGTAGGAGTAGACATTATTATTTACAGATCTACCAAAATTCAGAATGTTAATATATAA
- a CDS encoding response regulator, which yields MYRLLIVDDEEIITEALYEVFNQSMSDELDICKAYSATEALNWLARTRVDIVLTDIRMPGMSGLELMEEIRMFWPRCRVVFLTGYSEFEYAYQAIQKLNVRYLLKTEGYTKVTQTVQEVIQEINTENQMNNLLQQSQEHMDTLKFLEQGEYFRNFLHDSYTTDEIQNLLVLEFEGLNIDLDAKVPVVLVLGHLSYPSEVAYVKRSEMITLTRAIWNSFMVDQINCVTLVDKHGDLLWLLQTSEQADEKFSNHLIRYLEGTLELIQQACLESLGVSISFTISGSACEWSEVTKQYERLRQMQKMKIGDGISLIQIDRNEQTNTSNLNEGFRLAPKIEVLSAHLDAGRSEEFILCFNEVTQQTLRNSDLVQRTIETYYSIALMLLTHINRYNLRHSIGDYSKLMRFDEHMSIQEASQYLQLLAERIFKHQSLDERDRSTMIIQKICRFIQEHLSEDLSLVRLAELYYFNPSYLSRFFKQEYGIKLSEYIDECRTRKAKELLCNGDLKVRDVALLVGYDAAHSFTRFFKKTTGMTPQEYRDSIIVE from the coding sequence ATGTATAGACTACTAATTGTAGATGATGAAGAAATTATTACAGAGGCTTTGTACGAAGTATTCAATCAATCCATGAGTGATGAATTAGATATCTGTAAAGCTTACTCAGCAACAGAAGCATTGAATTGGTTAGCACGAACAAGAGTTGATATTGTACTTACCGATATTCGTATGCCAGGTATGAGCGGGCTGGAGTTGATGGAAGAGATTCGGATGTTTTGGCCCAGATGTAGAGTAGTTTTTTTAACCGGTTATAGTGAATTTGAATATGCTTATCAAGCCATTCAAAAATTGAACGTTAGATATTTATTGAAAACAGAAGGCTACACCAAGGTGACTCAAACTGTGCAAGAAGTTATTCAAGAGATTAATACTGAAAATCAAATGAATAATTTATTGCAACAATCACAAGAACATATGGATACGTTGAAATTTTTGGAACAAGGTGAATATTTCAGAAACTTTCTACATGATAGTTACACAACTGATGAGATCCAAAATTTGTTGGTGTTAGAGTTCGAAGGCTTAAATATCGATTTAGATGCAAAAGTCCCTGTGGTGTTAGTTCTTGGTCATTTATCATATCCCTCTGAAGTTGCTTATGTTAAACGAAGTGAAATGATTACATTAACGAGAGCTATTTGGAATTCATTTATGGTAGATCAGATAAACTGTGTTACTCTCGTCGATAAACATGGAGATTTATTATGGTTACTCCAAACATCAGAGCAGGCAGATGAAAAATTTAGCAATCACTTAATTAGATATTTAGAAGGGACTTTAGAATTGATTCAACAAGCATGCTTAGAATCATTAGGTGTCTCTATATCTTTTACAATAAGTGGAAGCGCATGTGAATGGAGCGAAGTAACGAAACAGTATGAACGGCTTAGACAGATGCAAAAGATGAAAATCGGTGATGGCATCTCGTTAATCCAAATTGATCGTAATGAGCAGACCAACACATCAAATTTGAATGAAGGTTTTCGGCTCGCACCTAAGATTGAGGTATTGAGTGCGCACCTAGATGCAGGAAGGTCTGAGGAATTTATCTTATGTTTTAATGAAGTTACGCAACAAACTTTACGAAATAGCGATTTAGTTCAACGTACTATTGAAACCTACTATTCTATTGCATTAATGTTACTAACTCATATTAATCGGTATAATTTACGACATAGTATTGGTGATTATAGTAAATTAATGCGTTTTGATGAACATATGTCAATACAGGAAGCCTCACAGTATCTACAATTATTAGCTGAACGTATATTTAAACATCAAAGCTTAGATGAAAGAGATAGATCAACTATGATTATTCAGAAAATATGTAGATTTATTCAAGAGCATTTAAGTGAGGATTTATCACTCGTACGTTTGGCGGAACTTTATTATTTTAATCCATCTTATTTGTCACGTTTTTTTAAGCAGGAATATGGTATTAAGTTGTCTGAGTATATTGATGAATGTCGGACGAGAAAGGCGAAAGAGTTATTATGTAATGGAGATCTTAAAGTCCGTGATGTAGCTTTATTAGTTGGATATGATGCAGCACATTCATTTACACGTTTTTTCAAAAAAACTACAGGAATGACTCCACAGGAGTACCGAGATTCTATTATAGTGGAATGA
- a CDS encoding extracellular solute-binding protein, with product MHIFLLKWVKLIVLTLLLMLLVIGCKNENSTNSINDEPFEQTEYSNVYDEIGLSKYDPPIEISFVRETSDSLEDLLNLLPGETLEDNRWSRIYEQVLGITINYDWKAKGDLYKQKLSFSVSSGQLPDVIKVSSEQLRILSNAGLIQDLTEAYNNYATPLTKNILEQEGSTTFDAAKIDGKLMAIPDTNSSIEGAMYIWLRTDWMEALRLQPPQTMNDILEISRAFTEMDPDQNGQDDTFGLAITNYLWDPIMSIKGFMAGYEAFPEIWIVDDSNNLVFGGIQPEVKASLLALQQLYKSGQLDPEFSFKNGEKVKQQIANGTVGMMYGEQWGSFVAQSSQVLDSNADWKAYPIVSLTGNPAKIPLRLRTYQYFAVRKDLEHPEAIVKLINLHLEKNWGETAEYTKFYSSSYPVWQLSPVTPYPAQKNLEAYRQIAKARQSGDWTGLNDEAQSIQKLIEQYYAGGTDKYHGWGWDKTYGVDGAFSILDEYEVNGQLLYEAFTGAPTETMIERKTLLNDLQHETYINIILGNSIEEFDQFVETWHELGGAEITKEVNEWYQHNK from the coding sequence ATGCACATATTTTTGTTAAAATGGGTCAAGCTAATTGTTTTGACTCTATTGCTGATGCTATTAGTCATAGGTTGCAAGAATGAGAATAGCACGAACAGTATTAATGACGAGCCCTTTGAACAGACCGAATATAGTAATGTATATGATGAGATTGGACTTAGTAAATATGATCCACCCATAGAAATATCTTTCGTCCGTGAAACGAGTGACTCTTTGGAAGATTTATTAAATTTATTACCTGGAGAAACATTAGAAGATAATAGATGGAGCCGAATCTACGAGCAAGTATTAGGCATTACAATTAATTACGATTGGAAAGCGAAGGGGGATTTATATAAACAAAAGCTTAGTTTCTCCGTTTCCTCAGGTCAACTTCCAGATGTTATAAAAGTTAGTTCAGAGCAATTAAGAATATTAAGCAACGCAGGTTTAATACAAGATTTGACGGAAGCTTACAATAATTATGCGACACCATTAACGAAAAATATATTAGAACAAGAAGGAAGCACAACTTTTGATGCTGCCAAAATAGATGGAAAATTAATGGCAATACCAGATACTAATTCCTCCATTGAAGGAGCGATGTATATTTGGCTAAGAACGGATTGGATGGAAGCGCTTAGATTACAGCCACCACAAACGATGAATGACATATTAGAAATTTCGAGAGCGTTTACAGAAATGGACCCAGATCAAAACGGTCAAGATGATACTTTTGGTTTGGCTATTACAAATTATTTATGGGACCCTATAATGAGCATTAAAGGTTTTATGGCGGGGTACGAAGCATTCCCTGAAATTTGGATTGTTGATGATTCAAATAATCTTGTATTTGGTGGAATCCAACCAGAAGTTAAAGCATCACTTTTAGCACTACAACAGTTATATAAAAGTGGTCAACTCGATCCGGAGTTCTCATTTAAGAACGGTGAAAAAGTGAAGCAACAGATTGCTAATGGAACAGTTGGGATGATGTACGGTGAGCAATGGGGCTCGTTTGTTGCGCAATCCAGTCAAGTACTTGATAGTAATGCAGATTGGAAAGCATATCCTATCGTTTCTTTGACAGGTAATCCTGCCAAGATTCCATTAAGATTAAGAACATATCAGTATTTTGCTGTACGCAAAGACTTGGAGCATCCAGAAGCAATTGTCAAATTAATTAATTTGCATCTCGAGAAAAATTGGGGTGAGACTGCTGAATATACAAAGTTTTATAGCTCATCTTATCCAGTGTGGCAGTTATCACCAGTAACTCCATATCCAGCTCAAAAAAACTTAGAAGCTTATCGCCAGATAGCTAAAGCTCGTCAATCAGGGGATTGGACGGGTTTAAATGATGAGGCTCAGTCTATTCAGAAGTTAATTGAGCAGTATTATGCGGGGGGAACAGATAAATATCATGGTTGGGGTTGGGATAAGACGTATGGCGTAGATGGTGCGTTTTCTATCTTGGATGAATATGAAGTTAATGGTCAATTATTATATGAAGCATTTACAGGTGCTCCTACAGAAACGATGATTGAGCGAAAAACATTACTGAACGATTTGCAGCATGAGACATATATTAATATCATTCTAGGTAATTCTATTGAGGAATTTGATCAATTTGTAGAAACATGGCATGAGCTAGGAGGAGCGGAAATAACAAAAGAAGTCAATGAATGGTATCAACATAACAAATGA
- a CDS encoding histidine kinase, with protein MFNFPVTSLRRTIFFRSVFTYLLVIIPIIILGLYLYNWSYNNASKDISRATVTQLNYYLEDLEREIEWMELQQFDLVEDGELSKLAVTWGKLSNVERRASMNYLLHRLTSFKNSSAFIKDINVHIYSISKTISAMNSVIELDEQAYTQLIANVSKNRDRLYYSDDAVYLIASKYGGGKGDLPSYVVQIELDSEKLKESLQLLSIYEDSGSFLTSSYSGYTVMSNDESKDVVENYLEKVKETRNFLTQLTVNQEKYHIDNAYSNKLKLMLVTYLPEETVKRPLSFFYNWAWLFAMSSVIAIVVFSYSTYRFIHKPLLMLVQSFRIMEAGELDRPIVHDKKDEFGYLYTRFNHMLIKLKNLIDQDYKQKMMMQKSELKQLQSQINPHFLYNSFFILNSLAKVGDTERIEQFTIMLGEYFRFITRNGEDLVLLSEEIKHSRMYTDIQELRFSRRIRVQFNELPMEMETVKVPRLIVQPIIENAYEHSLEKMSEQGLLSITFENVNDTIHIIVEDNGTLLSDEQLYKLQHRIQNNSEENEVTGIINIHRRLSLTYGEGSGLVVERSELNGLKVMICIRINDDTQLK; from the coding sequence TTGTTTAACTTTCCTGTAACATCACTACGCAGAACGATATTTTTTCGTTCAGTATTCACGTATCTGCTAGTTATTATCCCAATAATTATATTAGGCCTTTACTTATACAACTGGAGCTATAATAATGCTAGTAAAGATATTTCAAGAGCTACCGTGACACAATTAAACTATTATTTAGAGGATTTAGAACGAGAAATAGAGTGGATGGAACTACAACAATTTGATTTAGTCGAGGACGGTGAATTAAGTAAGTTAGCTGTCACATGGGGTAAGTTGAGTAACGTGGAAAGAAGAGCAAGTATGAACTACTTATTACATCGCCTTACATCATTCAAAAATAGCAGTGCCTTTATTAAAGATATTAACGTACACATTTATAGTATTTCCAAAACTATTTCTGCAATGAATTCTGTTATTGAACTTGATGAGCAAGCATATACGCAATTAATTGCTAATGTTTCAAAAAATCGAGATCGATTATATTATTCAGATGATGCTGTTTATCTTATTGCTTCTAAATATGGGGGCGGTAAAGGAGATTTGCCAAGCTATGTCGTTCAGATTGAATTAGATTCAGAGAAGCTGAAAGAGTCGTTGCAGTTACTTAGTATCTATGAAGACAGCGGCTCATTTCTTACTTCCAGTTATTCGGGATATACAGTGATGAGTAATGATGAATCTAAAGATGTAGTTGAGAATTATTTGGAGAAGGTAAAAGAAACTAGAAATTTCTTGACACAGTTAACTGTTAATCAAGAAAAGTATCATATTGACAATGCATATTCAAATAAATTAAAGCTAATGTTAGTCACGTATTTACCTGAGGAGACGGTGAAAAGACCTCTAAGCTTTTTTTATAATTGGGCATGGTTATTTGCAATGTCTTCGGTAATAGCGATTGTCGTTTTTTCATATTCTACATATCGATTTATTCATAAACCATTATTAATGTTAGTCCAAAGTTTTAGAATAATGGAGGCTGGAGAATTAGATCGACCAATCGTTCATGATAAGAAGGACGAATTTGGTTATTTATATACTCGCTTTAATCATATGCTTATCAAATTAAAAAACCTTATAGATCAAGATTATAAACAAAAAATGATGATGCAAAAATCTGAATTAAAGCAGTTACAATCTCAAATTAATCCCCATTTCCTATACAATAGCTTCTTTATATTAAATTCTCTAGCAAAAGTGGGAGATACTGAACGGATTGAACAATTCACAATAATGTTAGGCGAATATTTTAGATTTATTACACGTAATGGCGAGGATCTAGTGTTGTTGTCGGAAGAGATAAAACATTCTCGAATGTATACGGATATTCAAGAACTACGTTTTTCGAGAAGAATTCGTGTGCAGTTTAATGAGTTACCTATGGAGATGGAAACCGTTAAGGTACCTAGATTAATCGTTCAACCTATTATAGAAAATGCTTATGAACATAGTCTTGAGAAGATGAGCGAACAGGGATTACTTAGCATTACATTTGAAAATGTTAATGATACCATCCATATAATTGTAGAGGATAATGGTACCCTCCTATCTGATGAGCAACTATACAAGCTACAACATCGAATCCAGAATAATTCAGAAGAAAATGAAGTGACAGGTATTATTAACATCCATAGAAGACTTAGTTTAACGTATGGTGAGGGCAGTGGACTTGTAGTAGAACGAAGTGAGCTTAATGGGTTAAAAGTTATGATATGCATTCGAATTAATGATGATACACAGTTAAAGTGA